A window of Rhododendron vialii isolate Sample 1 chromosome 13a, ASM3025357v1 contains these coding sequences:
- the LOC131314601 gene encoding xanthine dehydrogenase 1-like isoform X1 — protein sequence MGSLKQEEELEAIGGEEESKQEAILYVNGVRRLLPDGLAHLTLLEYLRDIGLPGTKLGCGEGGCGACTVMVSYFDHNLKKCMHYAVNACLAPLYSVEGMHVITVEGVGNRRNGLHPVQESLAQLHGSQCGFCTPGFIMSMYALLRSSQTPPSEEQIEESLAGNLCRCTGYRPIVDAFRVFAKTDDLLYTDASLNSAQRGEFVCPSTGKPCSCRSETVCNENSVEQKAACGNTNEPLPYTDVDGTRYTNKELIFPPELLLRKWTYLKLKGFGGIKWYRPLQLQHVLDLKARYPDAKLVVGNSEVGIEMRLKGFQYQVLVCVASVSELNKLNVRDDGLEIGAAVRLSELLNVLRKVTKERTSHEISSCKAFIEQIKWFAGTQIKNVASVGGNICTASPISDLNPLWMATGAKFQIIDCKGKIRTTAADKFFLGYRKVDLASDEILLSIFLPWTRPFEFVKEFKQAHRRDDDIAIVNAGMRVFLVEKNEKWIVSDASLAYGGVAPLSISAAKTKEFLIAKTWNAELLHSALKVLENDVVLKENAPGGMVEFRRSLTLSFFFKFFLWVSHQMEGNSLFTERVPSSHLSAVQSFHRSSVIGSQDYDIVKRGTAVGSPEVHLSARLQVTGEAEYTDDTPMPPGCLHAALILSRKPHARILSIDDSGAKSSPGFAGIFFAKDVPGDQMIGPVISDEELFATEFVTCVGQAIGVVVADTHQNAKLAARKVRVEYEELPAILSIQDALKANSFHPNTEKCLKKGDVDLCFQSGQCDRIIEGDVQVGGQEHFYLEPHSSLVWTMDGGNEVHMISSTQAPQKHQKYVAHVLDLPMSKVVCKTKRIGGGFGGKETRSAFLAAVASVPSYLLSRPVKLTLDRDVDMMTTGQRHSFLGKYKVGFNNDGKVLALDLEIYNNAGNSLDLSLAILERAMFHSDNVYEIPNVKINGRVCFTNYPSNTAFRGFGGPQGMLITENWIQRIAMELKKSPEEIREINFLSEGSILHFGQQIQNFTLQRLWNELKFSCDFLKIRNEVEQFNHHNRWKKRGVAMVPTKFGIAFTTKFMNQAGALVHVYTDGTVLVTHGGVEMGQGLHTKVAQVAASSFNIPLSSVFISETSTDKVPNASPTAASASSDMYGAAVLDACEQIKARMEPIASKSNFSSFAELAIACYMERIDLSAHGFYATPDINFDWTTGKGSPFRYFTYGAAFAEVEIDTLTGDFHTRTANVFLDLGYSLNPAIDVGQIEGAFIQGLGWVALEELKWGDAAHKWIPPGFLYTSGPGSYKIPSLNDVPLKFSVSLLKGAPNKNAIHSSKAVGEPPFFLASSVFFAIKDAIIAARAEAGYNDWFPLDNPATPERIRMACTDEFITRFVNSDFRPKLSI from the exons ATGGGTTCGTTGAAGCAAGAAGAAGAATTAGAGGCGATCGGGGGTGAAGAGGAATCGAAGCAAGAAGCGATCTTGTACGTTAATGGCGTTCGTCGACTATTGCCTGATGGATTGGCCCACTTGACTCTGCTCGAGTATCTCCGAG ATATCGGTCTGCCGGGGACAAAGCTAGGCTGTGGTGAAGGTGGTTGTGGGGCTTGTACTGTGATGGTTTCTTATTTTGACCATAACTTGAAGAAATGCAT GCATTATGCTGTCAATGCTTGCTTGGCTCCTTTGTATTCTGTGGAGGGGATGCATGTAATTACAGTGGAAGGAGTTGGGAACCGTAGAAATGGTCTGCATCCAGTTCAG GAATCGTTGGCCCAATTACATGGATCACAATGTGGATTTTGCACTCCTGGTTTTATTATGTCAATGTACGCATTATTAAGGTCAAGTCAAACACCTCCTTCTGAAGAACAAATTGAAGAAAGCCTTGCAGGAAATCTGTGCCGGTGCACTGGTTACAGACCAATTGTTGATGCTTTTCGAGTCTTTGCAAAAACTGATGATCTTCTATACACCGATGCATCTCTAAATAGCGCTCAAAGGGGTGAGTTTGTCTGCCCTTCAACTGGAAAACCATGCTCATGCCGTTCCGAGACTGTTTGCAACGAAAATTCTGTTGAACAAAAAGCGGCTTGTGGCAACACAAATGAGCCTTTGCCATATACTGATGTTGATGGGACACGATACACTAATAAGGAGCTAATTTTTCCTCCAGAGCTGTTATTGAGGAAATGGACATATCTAAAATTGAAAGGATTTGGTGGGATTAAGTGGTACCGCCCCTTACAGCTTCAACATGTTTTGGACTTAAAAGCAAGATACCCGGATGCAAAATTGGTGGTTGGTAATAGCGAAGTAGGAATAGAAATGAGGTTAAAAGGATTTCAGTACCAAGTTTTGGTATGTGTTGCATCAGTATCTGAACTCAACAAATTGAATGTGAGGGATGATGGTTTGGAAATAGGTGCTGCAGTAAGATTGTCCGAGCTTCTGAATGTTTTAAGAAAGGTAACAAAAGAGCGAACGTCTCATGAAATTTCATCATGTAAGGCCTTCATTGAACAGATAAAATGGTTCGCTGGTACACAGATAAAAAATGTTGCATCTGTTGGTGGAAACATTTGTACAGCCAGTCCAATATCAGACTTGAACCCTCTTTGGATGGCCACAGGAGCTAAATTTCAAATTATTGATTGCAAAGGAAAAATCAGAACGACAGCAGCAGATAAATTTTTCCTTGGTTATCGTAAGGTTGATCTGGCGAGTGATGAGATTTTACTGTCCATTTTTTTACCTTGGACTAGGCCATTTGAATTTGTGAAGGAATTTAAGCAGGCTCATCGAAGGGATGATGATATTGCAATCGTAAATGCTGGAATGCGTGTTTTTCTTGTAGAAAAGAATGAGAAGTGGATAGTTTCAGATGCATCGCTTGCGTATGGTGGGGTTGCTCCTCTTTCTATTTCTGCAgcaaaaacaaaggaatttcTTATTGCAAAGACTTGGAATGCAGAACTTTTGCATAGCGCTTTAAAAGTATTGGAAAACGACGTTGTGCTAAAGGAAAATGCTCCTGGTGGGATGGTGGAGTTTCGGAGATCTTTAACTCTTAgtttcttcttcaaatttttcctATGGGTGTCTCATCAAATGGAAGGAAATTCACTCTTCACGGAGAGAGTACCATCATCTCATCTATCAGCTGTGCAATCATTTCATCGGTCATCTGTTATCGGAAGCCAGGACTATGACATTGTAAAACGAGGAACAGCTGTGGGGTCTCCTGAAGTTCATCTCTCTGCGAGACTTCAG GTTACTGGTGAGGCAGAATACACTGATGACACACCCATGCCTCCTGGCTGTTTACATGCTGCCTTAATATTAAGTCGGAAACCTCATGCTCGTATATTATCTATAGATGATTCAGGAGCCAAGTCTTCACCAGGATTTGCAGGAATTTTTTTCGCAAAAGATGTCCCTGGTGATCAGATGATTGGGCCAGTTATTTCAGACGAGGAACTATTCGCTACAGAATTTGTAACTTGTGTCGGACAG GCTATTGGCGTCGTCGTTGCTGATACCCACCAAAATGCAAAACTAGCGGCAAGAAAGGTTCGTGTTGAGTATGAAGAGCTCCCAGCTATCCTATCAATACAGGATGCCCTGAAAGCTAACAGCTTCCATCCAAATACagagaaatgtttaaaaaaaggAGATGTGGACCTTTGTTTTCAATCAGGTCAATGTGACAGAATAATTGAGGGGGACGTTCAAGTTGGAGGTCAGGAACACTTCTACTTGGAGCCGCATAGTAGTTTAGTGTGGACTATGGATGGTGGCAATGAGGTTCATATGATTTCTTCCACTCAG GCCCCTCAGAAACACCAAAAGTATGTTGCTCATGTCCTCGACCTTCCCATGTCGAAAGTGGTTTGCAAAACGAAACGAATTGGTGGTGGCTTTGGTGGAAAAGAGACAAGGTCAGCCTTTTTGGCTGCTGTGGCTTCTGTCCCGTCATATCTCCTGAGCCGACCTGTCAAACTAACATTAGACAGGGATGTTGATATGATGACAACTGGGCAGCGCCACAGCTTTCTTGGAAAGTACAag GTTGGATTCAATAATGATGGCAAGGTGCTTGCTCTTGATCTTGAAATCTACAATAACGCTGGGAATTCGCTCGACTTGTCTCTTGCTATACTTGAACGTGCCATGTTTCATTCTGATAATGTATATGAGATCCCAAATGTCAAGATAAATGGGAGAGTCTGCTTCACTAATTACCCTAGCAACACTGCTTTCCGAGGATTTGGTGGTCCTCAGGGTATGCTCATTACTGAAAATTGGATCCAAAGAATAGCCATGGAACTTAAGAAAAGTCCAGAAGAGATTAGG GAAATAAACTTTTTGAGTGAAGGATCAATACTGCATTTCGGTCAACAAATTCAGAACTTTACCCTACAGCGACTCTGGAATGAACTGAAGTTCTCGTGTGACTTTTTGAAGATTCGAAATGAAGTTGAACAGTTCAATCATCATAATCGATGGAAAAAGCGAGGGGTTGCTATGGTACCCACGAAATTTGGCATTGCTTTTACAACCAAATTCATGAACCAG GCAGGTGCTCTTGTCCATGTTTACACTGATGGAACTGTGTTAGTCACGCATGGAGGTGTTGAGATGGGGCAAGGTTTGCACACAAAAGTTGCTCAGGTTGCTGCTTCTTCATTCAATATTCCACTCAGTTCTGTTTTTATATCAGAGACAAGTACAGATAAG GTTCCAAATGCATCGCCTACAGCAGCTTCTGCTAGCTCTGATATGTACGGTGCTGCAGTGTTAGATGCTTGCGAGCAAATAAAAGCTCGAATGGAGCCGATTGCCTCTAAGAGTAATTTTAGTTCATTTGCAGAG CTGGCCATCGCCTGCTACATGGAGCGAATTGATCTCTCTGCTCATGGTTTTTATGCTACACCTGATATCAACTTTGACTGGACTACTGGTAAAGGAAGCCCATTCAGGTACTTCACCTATGGAGCTGCATTTGCAGAAGTCGAAATTGACACATTGACTGGAGATTTCCACACAAGGACAGCAAACGTTTTCCTGGATCTTGGATATTCTCTCAATCCAGCTATCGATGTTGGACAG ATCGAAGGAGCATTTATACAAGGTTTGGGATGGGTAGCTTTGGAGGAGCTGAAATGGGGTGATGCAGCTCATAAGTGGATCCCACCTGGCTTTTTGTATACATCCGGGCCTGGAAGTTATAAAATTCCTTCCCTGAATGACGTTCCTCTCAAATTCAGCGTTTCACTTTTAAAG GGTGCTCCTAATAAAAATGCTATCCATTCATCGAAAGCCGTGGGTGAGCCTCCCTTCTTTCTTGCCTCATCCGTCTTTTTTGCCATCAAAGATGCCATTATAGCTGCTAGAGCAGAAGCAGGATACAATGACTGGTTTCCCCTTGATAATCCTGCAACACCCGAAAGGATTCGGATGGCTTGTACAGATGAATTCATCACACGATTTGTCAACTCAGATTTCCGCCCCAAACTCAGCATTTGA
- the LOC131314601 gene encoding xanthine dehydrogenase 1-like isoform X2 gives MHVITVEGVGNRRNGLHPVQESLAQLHGSQCGFCTPGFIMSMYALLRSSQTPPSEEQIEESLAGNLCRCTGYRPIVDAFRVFAKTDDLLYTDASLNSAQRGEFVCPSTGKPCSCRSETVCNENSVEQKAACGNTNEPLPYTDVDGTRYTNKELIFPPELLLRKWTYLKLKGFGGIKWYRPLQLQHVLDLKARYPDAKLVVGNSEVGIEMRLKGFQYQVLVCVASVSELNKLNVRDDGLEIGAAVRLSELLNVLRKVTKERTSHEISSCKAFIEQIKWFAGTQIKNVASVGGNICTASPISDLNPLWMATGAKFQIIDCKGKIRTTAADKFFLGYRKVDLASDEILLSIFLPWTRPFEFVKEFKQAHRRDDDIAIVNAGMRVFLVEKNEKWIVSDASLAYGGVAPLSISAAKTKEFLIAKTWNAELLHSALKVLENDVVLKENAPGGMVEFRRSLTLSFFFKFFLWVSHQMEGNSLFTERVPSSHLSAVQSFHRSSVIGSQDYDIVKRGTAVGSPEVHLSARLQVTGEAEYTDDTPMPPGCLHAALILSRKPHARILSIDDSGAKSSPGFAGIFFAKDVPGDQMIGPVISDEELFATEFVTCVGQAIGVVVADTHQNAKLAARKVRVEYEELPAILSIQDALKANSFHPNTEKCLKKGDVDLCFQSGQCDRIIEGDVQVGGQEHFYLEPHSSLVWTMDGGNEVHMISSTQAPQKHQKYVAHVLDLPMSKVVCKTKRIGGGFGGKETRSAFLAAVASVPSYLLSRPVKLTLDRDVDMMTTGQRHSFLGKYKVGFNNDGKVLALDLEIYNNAGNSLDLSLAILERAMFHSDNVYEIPNVKINGRVCFTNYPSNTAFRGFGGPQGMLITENWIQRIAMELKKSPEEIREINFLSEGSILHFGQQIQNFTLQRLWNELKFSCDFLKIRNEVEQFNHHNRWKKRGVAMVPTKFGIAFTTKFMNQAGALVHVYTDGTVLVTHGGVEMGQGLHTKVAQVAASSFNIPLSSVFISETSTDKVPNASPTAASASSDMYGAAVLDACEQIKARMEPIASKSNFSSFAELAIACYMERIDLSAHGFYATPDINFDWTTGKGSPFRYFTYGAAFAEVEIDTLTGDFHTRTANVFLDLGYSLNPAIDVGQIEGAFIQGLGWVALEELKWGDAAHKWIPPGFLYTSGPGSYKIPSLNDVPLKFSVSLLKGAPNKNAIHSSKAVGEPPFFLASSVFFAIKDAIIAARAEAGYNDWFPLDNPATPERIRMACTDEFITRFVNSDFRPKLSI, from the exons ATGCATGTAATTACAGTGGAAGGAGTTGGGAACCGTAGAAATGGTCTGCATCCAGTTCAG GAATCGTTGGCCCAATTACATGGATCACAATGTGGATTTTGCACTCCTGGTTTTATTATGTCAATGTACGCATTATTAAGGTCAAGTCAAACACCTCCTTCTGAAGAACAAATTGAAGAAAGCCTTGCAGGAAATCTGTGCCGGTGCACTGGTTACAGACCAATTGTTGATGCTTTTCGAGTCTTTGCAAAAACTGATGATCTTCTATACACCGATGCATCTCTAAATAGCGCTCAAAGGGGTGAGTTTGTCTGCCCTTCAACTGGAAAACCATGCTCATGCCGTTCCGAGACTGTTTGCAACGAAAATTCTGTTGAACAAAAAGCGGCTTGTGGCAACACAAATGAGCCTTTGCCATATACTGATGTTGATGGGACACGATACACTAATAAGGAGCTAATTTTTCCTCCAGAGCTGTTATTGAGGAAATGGACATATCTAAAATTGAAAGGATTTGGTGGGATTAAGTGGTACCGCCCCTTACAGCTTCAACATGTTTTGGACTTAAAAGCAAGATACCCGGATGCAAAATTGGTGGTTGGTAATAGCGAAGTAGGAATAGAAATGAGGTTAAAAGGATTTCAGTACCAAGTTTTGGTATGTGTTGCATCAGTATCTGAACTCAACAAATTGAATGTGAGGGATGATGGTTTGGAAATAGGTGCTGCAGTAAGATTGTCCGAGCTTCTGAATGTTTTAAGAAAGGTAACAAAAGAGCGAACGTCTCATGAAATTTCATCATGTAAGGCCTTCATTGAACAGATAAAATGGTTCGCTGGTACACAGATAAAAAATGTTGCATCTGTTGGTGGAAACATTTGTACAGCCAGTCCAATATCAGACTTGAACCCTCTTTGGATGGCCACAGGAGCTAAATTTCAAATTATTGATTGCAAAGGAAAAATCAGAACGACAGCAGCAGATAAATTTTTCCTTGGTTATCGTAAGGTTGATCTGGCGAGTGATGAGATTTTACTGTCCATTTTTTTACCTTGGACTAGGCCATTTGAATTTGTGAAGGAATTTAAGCAGGCTCATCGAAGGGATGATGATATTGCAATCGTAAATGCTGGAATGCGTGTTTTTCTTGTAGAAAAGAATGAGAAGTGGATAGTTTCAGATGCATCGCTTGCGTATGGTGGGGTTGCTCCTCTTTCTATTTCTGCAgcaaaaacaaaggaatttcTTATTGCAAAGACTTGGAATGCAGAACTTTTGCATAGCGCTTTAAAAGTATTGGAAAACGACGTTGTGCTAAAGGAAAATGCTCCTGGTGGGATGGTGGAGTTTCGGAGATCTTTAACTCTTAgtttcttcttcaaatttttcctATGGGTGTCTCATCAAATGGAAGGAAATTCACTCTTCACGGAGAGAGTACCATCATCTCATCTATCAGCTGTGCAATCATTTCATCGGTCATCTGTTATCGGAAGCCAGGACTATGACATTGTAAAACGAGGAACAGCTGTGGGGTCTCCTGAAGTTCATCTCTCTGCGAGACTTCAG GTTACTGGTGAGGCAGAATACACTGATGACACACCCATGCCTCCTGGCTGTTTACATGCTGCCTTAATATTAAGTCGGAAACCTCATGCTCGTATATTATCTATAGATGATTCAGGAGCCAAGTCTTCACCAGGATTTGCAGGAATTTTTTTCGCAAAAGATGTCCCTGGTGATCAGATGATTGGGCCAGTTATTTCAGACGAGGAACTATTCGCTACAGAATTTGTAACTTGTGTCGGACAG GCTATTGGCGTCGTCGTTGCTGATACCCACCAAAATGCAAAACTAGCGGCAAGAAAGGTTCGTGTTGAGTATGAAGAGCTCCCAGCTATCCTATCAATACAGGATGCCCTGAAAGCTAACAGCTTCCATCCAAATACagagaaatgtttaaaaaaaggAGATGTGGACCTTTGTTTTCAATCAGGTCAATGTGACAGAATAATTGAGGGGGACGTTCAAGTTGGAGGTCAGGAACACTTCTACTTGGAGCCGCATAGTAGTTTAGTGTGGACTATGGATGGTGGCAATGAGGTTCATATGATTTCTTCCACTCAG GCCCCTCAGAAACACCAAAAGTATGTTGCTCATGTCCTCGACCTTCCCATGTCGAAAGTGGTTTGCAAAACGAAACGAATTGGTGGTGGCTTTGGTGGAAAAGAGACAAGGTCAGCCTTTTTGGCTGCTGTGGCTTCTGTCCCGTCATATCTCCTGAGCCGACCTGTCAAACTAACATTAGACAGGGATGTTGATATGATGACAACTGGGCAGCGCCACAGCTTTCTTGGAAAGTACAag GTTGGATTCAATAATGATGGCAAGGTGCTTGCTCTTGATCTTGAAATCTACAATAACGCTGGGAATTCGCTCGACTTGTCTCTTGCTATACTTGAACGTGCCATGTTTCATTCTGATAATGTATATGAGATCCCAAATGTCAAGATAAATGGGAGAGTCTGCTTCACTAATTACCCTAGCAACACTGCTTTCCGAGGATTTGGTGGTCCTCAGGGTATGCTCATTACTGAAAATTGGATCCAAAGAATAGCCATGGAACTTAAGAAAAGTCCAGAAGAGATTAGG GAAATAAACTTTTTGAGTGAAGGATCAATACTGCATTTCGGTCAACAAATTCAGAACTTTACCCTACAGCGACTCTGGAATGAACTGAAGTTCTCGTGTGACTTTTTGAAGATTCGAAATGAAGTTGAACAGTTCAATCATCATAATCGATGGAAAAAGCGAGGGGTTGCTATGGTACCCACGAAATTTGGCATTGCTTTTACAACCAAATTCATGAACCAG GCAGGTGCTCTTGTCCATGTTTACACTGATGGAACTGTGTTAGTCACGCATGGAGGTGTTGAGATGGGGCAAGGTTTGCACACAAAAGTTGCTCAGGTTGCTGCTTCTTCATTCAATATTCCACTCAGTTCTGTTTTTATATCAGAGACAAGTACAGATAAG GTTCCAAATGCATCGCCTACAGCAGCTTCTGCTAGCTCTGATATGTACGGTGCTGCAGTGTTAGATGCTTGCGAGCAAATAAAAGCTCGAATGGAGCCGATTGCCTCTAAGAGTAATTTTAGTTCATTTGCAGAG CTGGCCATCGCCTGCTACATGGAGCGAATTGATCTCTCTGCTCATGGTTTTTATGCTACACCTGATATCAACTTTGACTGGACTACTGGTAAAGGAAGCCCATTCAGGTACTTCACCTATGGAGCTGCATTTGCAGAAGTCGAAATTGACACATTGACTGGAGATTTCCACACAAGGACAGCAAACGTTTTCCTGGATCTTGGATATTCTCTCAATCCAGCTATCGATGTTGGACAG ATCGAAGGAGCATTTATACAAGGTTTGGGATGGGTAGCTTTGGAGGAGCTGAAATGGGGTGATGCAGCTCATAAGTGGATCCCACCTGGCTTTTTGTATACATCCGGGCCTGGAAGTTATAAAATTCCTTCCCTGAATGACGTTCCTCTCAAATTCAGCGTTTCACTTTTAAAG GGTGCTCCTAATAAAAATGCTATCCATTCATCGAAAGCCGTGGGTGAGCCTCCCTTCTTTCTTGCCTCATCCGTCTTTTTTGCCATCAAAGATGCCATTATAGCTGCTAGAGCAGAAGCAGGATACAATGACTGGTTTCCCCTTGATAATCCTGCAACACCCGAAAGGATTCGGATGGCTTGTACAGATGAATTCATCACACGATTTGTCAACTCAGATTTCCGCCCCAAACTCAGCATTTGA